The proteins below are encoded in one region of Homo sapiens chromosome 8, GRCh38.p14 Primary Assembly:
- the FAM90A20 gene encoding protein FAM90A20, which produces MMARRDPTSWAKRLVRAQTLQKQRRAPVGPRAPPPDEEDPRLKCKNCGAFGHTARSTRCPMKCWKAALVPATLGKKEGKENLKPWKPGVEANPGPLNKDKGEKEERPRQQDPQRKALLHMFSGKPPEKPLPNGKGSTESSDYLRVARGPMPVHTTCKRPRMDPVLSGRSATEMSGRGSVLASLSPLRKASLSSSSSLGPKERQTGAAADIPRPAVRHQVHETLLVVEPTHSSPEGSCREVPQAASKTHGLLQAVRTQAQDKRPAVTSQPCPSAATHSLGLGSNLSFGSGAKRPAQAPIQACLNFPKKPRLGPFQIPESTIQGGELGAPENLQPPPAATELGPSRSPQMGRRTPAQVPSVERQPPHRRPCLPTAQACTMSHHPAASHDGAQPLRVLFRRLENGRWSSSLLAAPSFHSPEKPGAFLAQSPHVSEKSEAPCVRVPPSVLYEDLQVSSSSEDSDSDLE; this is translated from the exons ATGATGGCACGTCGGGACCCCACATCTTGGGCCAAGAGACTGGTGAGAGCCCAGACCCTCCAGAAGCAGCGGAGGGCCCCAGTTGGGCCAAGGGCTCCCCCGCCCGATGAAGAAGATCCCAGG CTCAAGTGCAAAAACTGCGGGGCCTTTGGCCACACGGCCAGAAGTACCAGGTGCCCCATGAAGTGCTGGAAGGCAGCCCTGGTTCCAGCGACCttggggaaaaaggaagggaaggaaaacctGAAACCATGGAAGCCTGGGGTTGAAGCCAACCCGGGGCCCTTGAACAAGgataagggagagaaggaagagagaccaAG GCAACAAGACCCGCAGAGGAAGGCTCTCCTCCACATGTTTTCCGGGAAACCTCCAGAGAAGCCGCTGCCGAATGGAAAAGGATCCACGGAATCTTCTGATTATCTGAGG GTTGCAAGGGGGCCAATGCCGGTCCACACAACCTGTAAGAGGCCGCGCATGGACCCTGTCCTCTCTGGTCGCTCAGCTACCGAAATGTCTGGCAGGGGCTCCGTCTTGGCTTCACTGTCTCCCCTCAGAAAAGCCAGTCTGAGCTCCTCCTCAAGTCTTGGACCAAAGGAAAGACAGACAGGGGCTGCCGCCGACATCCCTCGGCCTGCAGTCAGGCACCAGGTCCACGAGACTCTCCTCGTGGTGGAGCCGACACACAGCAGCCCTGAGGGTAGCTGCCGAGAAGTTCCCCAGGCTGCCTCCAAAACCCACGGCCTGCTCCAGGCCGTCAGAACCCAGGCACAAGACAAACGTCCTGCGGTGACCTCACAGCCCTGCCCATCAGCCGCCACACACAGCTTGGGCCTAGGCTCCAATCTCAGCTTTGGGTCAGGAGCCAAGAGACCTGCCCAGGCTCCGATTCAGGCTTGCCTGAACTTCCCCAAGAAACCGAGACTGGGTCCCTTCCAGATCCCCGAAAGCACCATCCAGGGAGGTGAGCTGGGGGCCCCGGAGAATCTCCAACCTCCACCAGCCGCAACCGAACTTGGACCAAGTAGGTCGCCCCAGATGGGCAGGAGGACACCGGCCCAGGTGCCCAGCGTTGAACGGCAGCCTCCGCACCGCAGACCTTGCCTGCCTACTGCCCAGGCCTGCACCATGTCCCATCACCCAGCGGCCAGCCATGATGGGgcccagcctctcagagtgctctTCCGGAGACTGGAAAACGGACGCTGGAGCTCCAGCCTCCTGGCGGCCCCCTCATTTCACTCTCCTGAGAAGCCGGGAGCCTTCCTCGCTCAGAGCCCTCATGTGTCAGAGAAGTCTGAGGCTCCCTGTGTTCGTGTCCCACCGAGCGTCCTCTATGAGGACCTTCAGGTTTCCTCCTCCTCAGAGGACAGCGATTCTGACCTGGAGTGA